ATATGCAAAAACCCTTGTCTAAGTCCGGTTCAACTACTTGACCCTCGAATAGGTCTAGCCAAGGCCTACAAGCATAGATTAAATCCGAACTGTGTTAATAACTCTtcgtgttttgttctctcatttTATCTTTGTACTGTCAAACAGTGTGATAAAAGGTGTGCCTACTTTATTTGTCACCATAAAAGTCAATTTTATATCGATACCTTCTGTCTCAATAAAAAACAGAAAGCTCAACCTTAAATTTCGTTTCATTGTAAATTTTGTCGAATACTAACTATTCCAGTCATATTTCGGTTAATTTTACCAGTTAGACGGGATTTGAAGTATCTGGTGTTATCACTGAAATCCAAAATCGATAAAGCTTATCGTTAAGCTTCCTTCCCATTTGACGTTTTAAAAGAGTACAACAACACAACTTGTAAATTTAAAGAGTAAAAACGAAGAAAAGGGAAGAAGCAGAGCAATACTTACTGAAAAAGCTTAAGATtactaaagaagaaaaaaagaaaaactaaatataaaaggaTAGAGAGGATGGCGTTAATTACCAGGAAATGTAATAAAAGGAGAAATTAAGGTTAAATTCTATTTTGGCCccttaattataattaaattaggttttagtacttgtattttaattaaattaggttaaattctgaatacttaaattatagtttagttatgagatgatttttaaaatttattttggatttattgaTTGaagaattctatttttaaagtttattaattaatattttatataattgatgtatattttatatttgaactttatttaattttattcacctaatatttttaaatatattttatatatgtatgttaagctctttttttcttttaaatagtGATGATATATCGAAATAGATTGATATTGGTACGTACCAATACTAATAGAAAAATGGTACATCTATCGATACGGTACTAACTACCTTACTTGTCACACCtactttttcatatattataatatctTAAGCACGCGACTAAGATAAAactagtatatataaaattataagatgatgtccaaaaagaaataagaaaacaacATAAAACTAGAATAGCTATGATAAACAAGAAAGATAATGTAGATAAATCCATATGCGGGAATATATCCCGAAAGTACACCAATAAATAGGCAATTAAACAACTGCCATGTCCACATACAAGAAATCGATAGAAGCATCAAGAAACTGAAACATAGACACACAAAAGCTATAGTGTTTTTAGTATATAAAGGAACACACAAGACGAGTGATATCCATATGCTCTATCAAGCGACATGTAAGAAAAGGAATGTTTCAAGGGCTAGTTTTAGAAGGTGGTGGAGAGAAGAATGGGATAGATGGGATCATAGTTGGGATTGAAGGCATGTTCGGCAATGGCGGTAATGTAATAGGCAAAGTTGGAAGGGTAGTGGGAAACGGCATCCTAGGAAATGGCAAAGATGGTTGCGTTGTGGGCAATGTGGGGATCGTCGGCTGTGGCAGATTGGGCAGCTGAAGGAGGTGACGAGCCGCTAGGCCAACGTTGATGCTTGAAAATGACAATGCCATGAAGAAAGCCAATGTAAAGCAATTGAAAGAGGCCATTTTGTGACGATGAAGATTGTTTTTGTGTTGCAATAGAGTGAAAGAGGTCTCTTAGGGTTTTTGGGTTACGAAAAACATGGCATGTGTAGGGGGTTTTATATACAACTGGAATTAGGTGTAGTTCGAATTCAGATAGATACATGCAtatattcaatttctttttccggattaacataatatttaaattcaaatatttggaGCTTACACCGATATTAACCcttgaactttaaatatttattattcaaatttattttatttttggataataaatgtaattcattttactttttcgaataactaatttgaatttaaattcaaagtcaaattttactcaaataatAGATGAATTTAAATTCTGAATCCACTGTTTTTGCTATAATATATATTGGATTGGAAAatgtaaagaaagaaaaaaaagcttcTTGTTTTAGCTCACCTTCTCAACAGATATTGAGGTTGCATTGCGGTTGGCCAAATATAGGATGATGATGGTGAAGAAGAAACTTGTCTTAGGGTTGGAATTTCTAGTTGGTGGGCTATCTAACTCCATCCGAAACATCATTGTGCACCCATAGCACAGCATTTGGAAAGTAATTATATAAtgatatcttcttcttcttcttcttcttttataatGTTTTGGTTATGGATGGATATGACTTGCACTTCcaacttttgtttttcctttttcattctcCAAACATATTTTCCCATTCGGTAGATCAAAGTAGCTTTGTTTTATCATGACAACGATGaataaaatttgacatatattatttatgtgaatataatattaaattccaCGGTGGAattataaaagtacaaaaattttaataatctgttattattatttttaaagaaatttggggtcttttagttatgtttttttgtttatttttcaccttcatttttgtaaatatattatttgcctaatttttctgattttaaatatatttttcttatttttaattattaaaaattatattttctaattttgaacTGATCTAGAATCGGAGATTCAACTGattcaacattttttaatttttcaatgattCTTAAAATTGGTTtgaaattacaattataatcaCGATTGATACATATGTATAATTACAACGAGAATCATCAATACAATGTACAAACAAGAGTTACAATTACAATCAATACATTTATAAAACTATTACCAAAATTAATAAGTACAATGCACAAATGGACTAGTAATCAGCTAGGTTGTTTGAACTAGATCTGTCGATCAGAATGATTGGACTGAGAATTGGTTGAGGTGCTGGTCTGGAGAAGGACATTGAATCAGTTGACCCAAAAACCAATACAGACCGGTTGAATCGGGTGATTGAGCTagcattttgatttttttaagactttcttaataatttaattaatcaaatcaaatggACCAATTAAATCAGTTTGATTATggattcaattttaaaaacattggtAATAATcgaaatatttttcatatttaaatcaatataaattaaaaagaatctaTACATATGAACGGAGAACCCAACAATGACAAAACTTAATAAGGCcaacttcaaaatttttgaaaatttttattatactcttttaaaattttgaatttttaaaacatatttatataagttaaattagattaataccctcaaataaattttatatataacatCCTTTCtaagaaatcaaatgaaatttATTGAATGAAAGAAACATTACAGAAGAAAAATATACAGTTGAACACAACTTACACCTCCATCTATTTAACCCACTTAATTGAGCGGTTTGATTAagttaatttaactcgaatttTTGGTTACATCAGTTTCATTTTCGGTTAGGCTGGTTTTATCGATCTATTAccaactattaaaattaataacccttttatattatttaattcataatcGATGTTCGATTATGTCAATTAAAGTCATAAAAGTCAACCAAATCtattataatatcataataatagATGGTGTTGTTTGAATCTGTATGGATTAACTTGTCTAAGcaacaaacaagaaaaataatgaagaaattgaaaagatcaaacacacaaattttacgtggaaaaatccctcaaaagaggataaaaaaaaccacgagtaaagataattttactaaatcaACAAAAACGAATAGtacaaagatggagataaaaactaaaccccaaaacccGAAAATAAGAATCATCAaaacttaaacacaaaattccctGAAAGCTTGTAAAAGGTAATACTTAAATATGTTATGGTTTAATTTTTCTAGGGTAGAAAAGAGTTTATTTATAGACTaaatttgtaggtcaaataattttaaaataatctacaCTAATCAGAGTTCAACTGGGACAAATGGTCAGAATTTGACTGGAAGAATAAAACTGAGAAAATTGCATGACACATCGCCACGTCGCGACATCCCTATTGTGTCTTCGCGACGTCATTTCTGCTTCTCCCCTGCTTCATCGTTGTGACGTCACATGGCTCCTCGTCGCGAAGTCGCTCTTTGTTTATGTCTTAATTTGACCTAATGCGAGGCATACTCCACAAATCTCTACATTGACTCGTATTGCCACAATGCATTATTTTCTGGGCCCGCCACAGGCCTATCTTGAACTTTGCAAGATATTAACAGAGTCTAAGCCATGCTTAAACTTTGAAATTGCAAGACTTCTAATcttcgacttgtgcactgccaaatcaaaactaacttgGGTCTACTTTCCACGAATGCAGTGCTTTGTTTTTCCAAATCCTGCACCCAAAAGAGAACTTGTCTTATTCAAAATGGTCATACATATTTCCTTCTTACGACCAAATTGCCTCTGCTTCAAATGAGTCGACATCGACTCCTTAACTGACGAGGGACTTGTTTTTTTACCAATCACTGTTGATCCTTACAGAACATAAAGACTGCCAGTCTTTCAATCTTTCATCAGAATGAGAGCCCTATGAGACACTTTAATACCACTTGACTCAATGTTAATTCTACAACCCTTCGAGTCTAacatactcaaggagatgagattgtTCCTTAAATTAGGTACATGCTTGACATCTGACAGTGTCCTAACTGTTCTGTCGCGTATCCTGATTTGAACAGTACCTACACTAACTGTCGTACTGGATGAACCGTTCCCCGtacgcacaactccaccttcaactgaactgtatgtggagaaccagtCCCTGTTGGGACACATGTAGAAAAAAACACCCTGAGTTTAGGATCTATTCGAACGTATATTTAGACATTTCGATCATAGACACCAATAACCAATCATAACCCTTGTCATCGACCAAATTAGCATCAGTAATTTCTTGCTCATTACTCTCAACAACCCTCTTATTTCGTAGTTTGTAACAATATGCCTTAACGTAATCTAACTTCTTGTAGTAGCGACTCTCTTGTCTCGATtccttgatgctaccaaaaACAAGGCTTGCCTATCTGActtgctatccaaaccaaactcattgttgaGTTTGTCTTTGCTCAAAAAGTGACCCTTCACATCCCCGAACGAGAGTTTATCTCTGTCATAAATCAGGGTCCCCTTAAAAAACTTATATGAATGGGGTAAATAGCACAATAATGCATAgtctgatcttcatcatcaatttgaacctcaacattctttaaatcattaaaaagagtaataaattgattGATGTGACCTCTAAGTTGCTTACCTTTGTCCATACAGAACGTGTATAGCCATTGTTTCAACACCAATCGGTTACCCAGATAATTTTTTGTGTAAAaggtttctaaccttttccacaaggcggatgtCATTTTCTCCATCAACACCTCCTACAATACACTATTCGTGAGGCACAACTGAATTGCAGACAGGGCCTTCTCAttaagctcttcccattctgacTGATCTAGATTATCGGGCTATTTCCAGATAACAGTCTTTTTCAGACTCCTCTAAACTAGAATTTTTGTCATCCAAACTtgccaaaaatagaaatttgtgATGCCATTGAACTTCTCAATGTAGAACCTTTTTGTTATCATCTCTTAACGAGTTGAATGTGAAAATCGAACCAAGCTCTGATACAAATTTGTTGGGGATAAACTTGTGTAAGCAACGAACAAAAAAATaacgaagaaattgaaaagataaaacacacaaattttacataaaaaaaaacctttccgAAGAGAGtaaaaaaccacaggcaaatataatttcactaaatCGACAAAAATGAATAGtacaaagatggagataaaaactaaaccccgaaactCGAAAATAAGAATCCTCAaaacttaaacacaaaattccctaaaaacttgtaaaagctaatactTAAATGTGTTATGGATTAATCTTTCTAGGGTAGAAAagggcctatttataggcaaattcataggtcaaaaaaccttaaaataatcTACACTAACCAGAGTTCGATTGGGACAAATGGTTAGAATTTGACTAGAAGAAAACTGAGAAAATTGCATGACACATCGCCACATCACGACATCCCCTATCGTGTCATCGCGACATCATTTCTACTTCTCCCCTATTTTGTCGTCGCGTCACATGGCTCCTCGTCATGACATCACTCTCTGCTTGTGTCTTAATTTGGCCAAAATGCGAGGCATACTCCACAGAATCGGATCAAGTTGATTAGTCGAATCGATTGGACTAGGAATTGTTAAGGAGATCAATATTGAAAGTAACTTTGAACCAGTTAAATCGGAAACTGATACGAACCGACTGTAGCAGGTTAAACtgggatttttaatttttttaaattttaataattttttaatcaggTCGGTCTAAACCATGAAACAATAATTTAACTAGTGGGACCACTAatccaatattttaaaaaaaaattaataatagacTGAGTATAAAAGCCAACTATCATTTATTCACccttaaattgaattataaatgaTAGACAACAATGCCCAAGTGAAGgaaaagaaacaacaagaaataaaaacaatttgtaTAGAGCGGTAGTTAAAACTTTTGTTATATACCtagttgaataaaatttaaaattttacctttatacttaaaaattaaaaattatttttttaattaagaaattataatcCAAACATTGACGTGGTTAGcatttctaataaaaatttgctataaataaacttatttagtcatacaaattttaaaataaatcattataaatttaataaacatacTCGATAGTAAATAAAGTTAGATAAAAAGTATTAACAACATCAActatgaaactaaaattttaaaatacaaaaaaaagtttaacttTTAAGTATAATAACTAAATGTTGGCAAAGTATAAATGAGATATTTTGACCTATTATCCTTTTTTCACCACTATTTATATAATAGGAGTAAGCTTTACCATTAATGTTAGAAAAGAGATGGCATATGCATATTCCATGCTATTTGATCTTATATATCTCCTTTTTCTTTCACAGgcatatagtatatatatatatacatgaattgTTCAGTATATTATGGGTGAAGTTTTAGATTtcataaataatgttaaaagattaataagtgttatataaaagtatagtaaaaaatttaaatattaaaaaaacacatattgattttttaaaattatttgtaaaaaaaaaaatacactatCAGTATACCAAAAACTAGGAGCAAAAATTCCTTGTGAGATCcataagggaaaaagaaaattccttGTGTCAAATGTGTCGGTAAATGGAAGATGATGTGAATGGCTAGCTTGTATTGTATGTAATGGAACAACAACAATATTCGACTTATCAATCAAAATTGTGGACCACAATCAAATGCAAGATACGCCAATTGGatatttttgaataaagaaaaaaaaagaattttccatTTCATATTTGTTTGGATAAGGTTCTTGGAAAACTATAGGAGGACTAAAACAAAAAGTTGTGAAATTGAGATGAAATTTGAAACATTGGGACCGCACATCCAATTTCATGTTTGGGAATCCCAATCTTCAAGTGGGAAAAGCATAGATACAAAGAACGATCTAAAGTGTTCCAATTTAGAGAACCTTAAACTTTATGATTGTTTTGGTCAAaacttaaaacactaaaaacagTACTACTttacttaaaaaagaaaaagaaaagggagagaGAGAATTGCATGGGAACATAATTTGAAGCACTTACTAATAGAAATCCCTAAACAAGGTATCTCTTAGATGGTTTAATGGcagtttattttgaaatttttgataaCTTCAAAGGATTTTATATTTGATGCGCATATAAATTTATGTgtcgtgaattaaatgataatggtttaattagtatcgtaaatttttgtgtttgagATGGTAGGTTGGAATCTTTAGAACTACATTTGAGGATGACAAATCTTTGAAGGATTTATAGGTATTTAAAGAAGATAATTTTTTAGCTCACAAATTCAATTCGTAACATAAAAAAAGACGTTTTCATTAGGACCTATTGATGCATGTATAAAGATGGGAGGGAAAAGCTTATAGCACTAAGTTTGTTAGTATTTAGTACACTTGGCACACTTGGCGAGAAGTTATTTAGCGATAATATCTAGAATAAAGATGAAAGCTATTTGCATGAAAGATTATGTAAGAATATCATCTCTACTATTCCCTTTCCTAAATCTTTTGAAACACCCTATATTCGACTTGATCACCAGGTTTGGATACCAAGTGCCACAATTAACCTGAAtaacataacaaaatttttagtttgatttacTTATTGACTTAGTCAATACCAACTTATACATACATCGTTACTAAtcaatcttttcaatttcagGATTACGtcagtttcaaaattttaaaattctattatatCCCTTAACATTCAAGCACTAAGTTCTTACAAACTTTCTACCTTATCGAGCATAATggttaattacaaattatagtttaaaattttagtatagaAACACTAAATTAATCCCAAGGCGTGGcgttagaggtgatcatgggttgggctacccagcccggcccgacggcccgctcaaaaaatgggagggttcgggtaaaaatataggcccgaaatatgggtttgggcaaaaaaatgaggcccgtttagaaaacaggtCGGGGCTCAcgtaaaacttttttggcccgggcccggcttgaattatattttaaatatatatttttatttttaatcaaatatatattttttatttttaatcaaatatatatatttaatatgggccGAGCCGGGTCGGGTTCGGacttagcaattttctttcgggCTGGgattggacaaatttttaggcccatatttcaggccaGGCTGGGCCTTGGCCTAGAAAACaggattaaaattttgtctgggcccggcccggcccatgatcacctctgtGTGGCATCTAGGGACGCCCCTCTATATTTATGATACTGCTATGACGCCTTTTACGCGAGCCTGGCGGTGTCTGGCTTGGTCCATCCACACAACCTTTGAGACAATCCTTGACCCTGCATTCAAGGAAAAACTCATATAAGTTCAAGTGAACTTAGCGAGCTTTTGTACAACAATATTCTTAAAAGCGCTATATCCTTTCAAGAATAGAAATAATTGCACAACATTTTAAACTCCCTGAGTATCTTAGGAGGTTTCGCCGACTTTCTGGCATAGCCGATGTATTCTATTCTCTGAGCCAGTTAATGGCGAACATATCCCCCGAGTTAGGCATAGGCGTACTCTTCCAATAGCAACTTCTTCTGGGGCTTAACCCTGTCTCACTTCGTCTCAGATTCCCAATTTACTATTCCTAGTTTGACTCATTGAAAAATGACCATGTACGCGACTATACGGGTTGGTAACTACTATTGGCAGATAAGTAGATATCTCGTCATACTACAGATTCTTAACTTAACCTCTTCATTTCATACTGACttaatatgaacttactaaactACCTCGGCAAATACCTTCTTAAAACCTAGCCTATTGAGTAGAATTCTCCCTTTTAGGGAATCCATTTAATAACACCCTCATTCATGGACTTGAATATAAGATTTGGCTAATAGTTCATCGCTCCGTCCTTGTGGCCTTGTGCTTATGAGACAATCTCATAGGACTTTTCCCATTCCAAACCAGTTACCAGGAAACTCTCATTAAAAGATAGTTCCCAACAGACTATCTCTTTCTAGATTGCCCCTAGCAAACTTCCACATTTGATAGTATCAAGAGGACTTTCCCGTGCTAGATAATATTGGAGGACAACCTctttcctcgaaaatccctgGCGAAATTTCACCCAAATAGACCTTAGAGAACCACCTGTTTCAGGCGGCCTCTTTTATCTATGGACCCTTAGGATTGAAATTTTCTTAATCGTCTCGCTCTATCACATCCAATACTGGTTTACTCGCCAAACATTGGTGGACTCACGATGGCGGATACTAAAATACCTCAAGGAAAATATCCCTTCCTTTCACATCTGCCACCTTAAAATTGCTTATACCAATTCCTCTTACCTTCgctgtcacatcccaaaaaatCGGGGGTTAGTAAAATTGAGTTtgtgaatcaaaagaaaattttcatgccttaattttttatattatttgtgtctttttaggaaataaatgagttattggtttgttggttaaatgttaatgaaacattccttgaaacccaagttcaaatcccttctctcacaccatttttattatttttgcaaattttgcatcaaaTCCTAGTATGTGACAcgcttaatttttaaaataaatattgcaaaattatttcaagaatgaggaaATAGTCTATTGGTTGAAGGAAAAATAAGGAAGCATGGAAATT
The nucleotide sequence above comes from Gossypium raimondii isolate GPD5lz chromosome 13, ASM2569854v1, whole genome shotgun sequence. Encoded proteins:
- the LOC105781342 gene encoding pEARLI1-like lipid transfer protein 2; protein product: MASFNCFTLAFFMALSFSSINVGLAARHLLQLPNLPQPTIPTLPTTQPSLPFPRMPFPTTLPTLPITLPPLPNMPSIPTMIPSIPFFSPPPSKTSP